CCGGAAACGGGAAGCCGTTCCTCGAGGGGTGGATGGCCGTCGATGTCGGCTTTGCTCGCGAAGACGTCCTCTTCGATCCCGTCGACGGGCGCCGAGACGAGCTCTTCGCCGGGGAAACGACGGTAGTAGCGGTCGAAGCAGACGCCCGCGAGGAGTCCCGTGACGGTCGCGACGATCAGGAGCCACATCGCCTCCGTATTGCTCGCAAGGAGCTCGCTTCCCGCAACGAGATCGACCGTCCACGTGAGTACCGACCACGTCGCCCCGATCGCCGCCGACAGCATCGTGACGAACGCGATCGCGAGCCACCGCTCGAGGCGGATCTCGGTCAGCCCGTGGAGCTCGAGCGTGAGCGCGAGCGCGATCGTCGCGGCACCGGCGTAGAGAACCAGCTGTCGGCTCCAGAGATCCGGCGCGACGACGGCGGCGAGCAGGGGCGCGATCGCGACGGCTGTCACCTCCCAGGGGAGGGCGGCGCGCGTCGTTCCGAGCGCGACCACGGGGACGACCGCGACGGCGACGACCGTCGCGGCGAACAGCACCTCGTGGGCGAAGCCGTCGCGGAGGGCTCGTCCGCCAATAAGGACCACGACGACGATCGCCAGCCAGGAGATCGCGGCGTTCGATCGCTCGCCGTGAAACGCGCGGGTTGGGGTTCGTGACATCGTCGAAGGGGTCGTTCGTCTCGCGTCGCAGACGGATGCAGAGACGGCGACGGTGACGAGTTCGGATTCCGGTACGTTCGGTTCGGAGGAAAGAGACGGGCTTGCAGAATCCACCCCCGAAACCGTGTCACGGCTGCCGCTTCGAACGCGTCCCCCTCTCGCGAGCCTGCGCCCGACGGTGGGCGCTTGCTCGAGCACGCGACGGCCATATCCGACGGGCCGTCGAACGGACCGCAACCGATGATGGCGCCGACCCACGCGTTCGCGGGACTCGCGCTCGCCGCCGCGCTCACACTCGTCGCGCCGCAGTTCGCGGGCGTCCTCGCGGTCGCGGCGATTGCCGGCGGCGTCTTTCCCGACCTCGATCTGTACGCGGGCCACCGGCGGACGCTTCACTTTCCCGTCTACTACTGGCTGCTCGCGGTCCCGGCGTCGGTCGTCGCGGTGCTCGTCCCGACCGACGCGACCGTCACCGTCGCGGTCTTCCTCCTCGCGGCCGCACTGCACTCGTTCATGGACGTCTTCGGCGGCGGCCTCGAGCTCAAACCCTGGCGGGAGAGCTCCGATCGGGCGGTCTACAGTCACTACCACGGCCGCTGGCTCGCGCCGCGGCGCTGGGTTCGGTACGACGGGTCGCCGACCGATCTCGTGCTCGCCGCCGTTCTCGCCGTTCCCGGACTGGTAGTTTTCGACGGGATCGTCCGAACTGTCACGATCGCGCTGCTCGCGGTCGGAGTCGGATACGTGCTCGTCCGAAAACCCCTCGTCGTGGTCGCCGAGTGGCTGCTCGAACGGCTCCCCGAGCCCGTCCTCGAGTACCTTCCTGAACAGTTCCTGCCGATCGAGGACTCGGACCTCGAGCGGATCAGGGACTGAGAACGCCCGCTCGATTCCGAGGGCGGGAACGGTGGATCGTCTCGACCCGCACGCTCCGATCCCGCCGTTGTCTCCCGTCTCGATCGCCGGCGGTGATCCTGCGGGCCACGCGGGAGACTACGAGCGGTGTTGCGAACCGAGGACGTCGGCCGCGACGATCGCGTCGCGGACCTCCGCAGTGTCGACGTCGAAGGCGTTGTGGATCGTCTCCTCCTCGGCAACCGCCGCTCGTGCGACCCGCTCGAGGTCGTCCGTGGCGGGGTCGTCGACCCCGACCTCGGCGAGCGTGACGGGAAGCTCGAGTGCGGTCGAGAACTCGATCACGTCGTCGAGGAACGCGTCGTCCCGTCCCTCGAGGACGAGCTGGGTGACGATCCCGACGTTTACTTTCTCGCCGTGGGTCGCGCCGTGGGTGGCTTCGAGCTGGGTGAGCCCGTTGTGGACCGAGTGGGCGCCCGCGATCCCGCCGTTCTCGAACCCCAGCCCGCTCAGGAGGGTGTTGGCCTCGGTCACCGCCTCGACGCTCTCGGTGACGATCCCCCGCTCGACGGCCTGTACCGCCGAGCGGCCGTGCTCTCGTAGGATGTCGTAACAGAGCCGCGAGAGCGAGTGGGCGGCGCGAGTCGGCCCCTCGCCGAAGAAGTTCTCGCCGTCGGCCCGTCGGACGGCGTCGGCCTCGAACCAGGTCGCCATCGCGTCCGCGATCCCGGACCTGAAGAAGCGAACGGGCGCGCCCGCGATCACCGTCGTATCGACCAGTACCAGATCGGGGTGGTCCGTGTAGAACCAGTAGCGCTCGAACTCGCCGTCCTCGGAGTAGATCACCGAGAGCGCCGACGTCGGCGCGTCCGTCGAGGCGATCGTCGGCACCGAGACCATCGCCCCGCCCACGTTCTCCCGGACCGCCTTGGCCGTATCGAGGGCTTTCCCGCCGCCGGCGCCGACGATCGCGTCAGTGCCGGCCTCGCGGGCGACCTCGGTGAGGCGGTCGATCTCGGTCTCGGAGGACTCGCCGCCGAACTCCTCGAGAGTCGGTTCGACGCCGGCGTCCTCGAGGCTCGCCTCGGCACGGTCGCCGACGATCTCGAGGACGTCCGCGTCGGCGAGCACCAGCGCCGACGCCGCTGTGGACGCGAGTCGGTCGCCGAGCTGATCGAGGGCGTCGCGGCCCTGTACGTACGCCGCTGGAGATTTGAACGATCGAGTCACGTGGACTCCTCCCATCGCGAAGGGATAAATAGGGATTTCTCGGGAACTGATGCGTTCGTCGGGTGCTGACACCGCTGTTAGGCCCGCCCATTAGCTGTAATCGAGGGCGCTAAGCCCCCGTTCTCAAGGAGCGAGCAATCCGAGGGCGTAGGGCGGGGATACAGCGCCCGCACGAGTATCAACCACCCTCAACCTACATGTTTAACAAACCACAGAACGAAGATAGCGTACACGCGCATGGAGTACAGCCCACGTTTCAGGCTCTTGCCAACAACGAAACAGCGAGAGCTACTGGGCTGGCAGCGGAACACCGTGCGCCAAGTCTACAACCACGCACTCTACCGTCTCGACCAGTTACCCAAAGACCCAGACCAAACAGTCCGCCAACGCGTCTGGAAAGTCCGCGACGAACTCCCCGACTGGAAAATCAAGTGGGATGAGTGGGCCGACGTGTACTCCACCGTACTGCAAGCCGCCGTCGAACGCATCTACCACAGTATCACTGGCCTCGCCCAGAAACGCGATAACGGGCACAAAATCGGGAACTTGAACTGGAAGAAACCGAGAGAGTTCCAGAGTTTCACGTATCGCCAACGGGGCTTCGAACTCGACAAAAAGAGTGGTCCTGACGGCCGTGGACTCGTAACACTCAAGAAAGTACGTGGCGAGACGCTCGAAATCCCTATTCGACTCCACCGTAACATCGACCCGAACGACATCAAACACGTCACCGTCAAGCAAGAGGCAACGGGCGCGTGGTACGCCTCGTTCAGCGTCGAACGCGACGAACCAGAGAAACCAGATCCCGAAGACATCGACCCAGAAGACACAGTAGGCCTCGACCTCGGCGTCCTCAACTTCATCCACGATTCGGACGGGCGGTCAATCAACCGCCTCGACCTGTCCGACGACCGCGACCGGCTCGAACGCGAGCAACGCTCGCTCTCCCGGAAAGAGTACGAGTCGAACAACTGGTACAAACAACGCCAGCGAGTTGCCGAGGTCCACATGGACATGCGGAACAAGAAACGCGATTACAAGCACAAGCTCGCCCATGCATACACGACCGAGTACGACGCCGTGTTCGTCGAGGATTTGGACGTGAAGTCGATGCTGGAAGGTGATGGTAACGCCCGAAACAAGCACGAGGTCGGCTGGCGCGAGTTCATTCGCATCCTCAAGCATCACGGGCGGAAACACGGCTGTCACGTGGTGGAGGTCAAGCCTGAGGGGACGACGAAAGAGTGTGCCTCGTGTGGGGTGGAGACGGCGAAACCGGTGTGGGTACGCGAGCATTCGTGTCCAGCGTGTGGGTTCGAGTTGGACAGGGATTTCAATGCGTCGCTGAACGTTCTTTCTCGCGGTCTTGCCGAACTAGGAGTGGGTCACTCCGAAGGAACGTCCTCAGAATCGCCTTGCGATTCTGCTGTGCGGACGAGAGCCCCGCTCTCGTCAACGCCTGTGGAGACTGCGACCGCTGTGGATACGGTTTCCGTATCTGCAAGTCGCGTCGTCGAATCAGGAAGCCCCGCCCTCAAGGAGTCGCCGAAGGCGGCGAGTAGGGCGGGGTAGTTCACGTACGTCGCCGACCTAGGCGTCACGATGACCGACGTTGCCGTGATCGGCGGCGGAATCGGTGGCCTCACCGCGGCCCAGGAGCTTGCCGAGCGCGGGTTCGACGTGACCGTCTACGAGGCAAACGACCGGTTCGGCGGGAAGGCCCGTTCGATGCCGATCGACGATCCGAACGGACTGCACGGCGAGCACGGGTTCCGGTTCTTCCCGGCGTTCTACCGCCACGTGATCGATACGATGGAGCGGCTCCCCGACGGAACGGGCAGCGTTGCCGACAACCTCGTCGAGACCGAGGCGACGCTGATCGCGAGCACCCACCGGCCGGATCAGGTCGCGGAGACGCGGAGTCCGGACTCGCTGCGGGGCTGGCTCGAGGCGCTCCGGCCGGCGTTCGCCGAGGACCTGCCGCCCGAGGACGTCCGGTTCCTGCTCGAGCGGCTGGCGTACCTGTTGACCGCCTGCGAGCAGCGCCGCGAGGAGCTCGACGACGTCTCCTGGTGGGAGTTCATCGACGCCGAGAACCGATCGCGGGCGTTCCAGGATCGGCTCGCCTTCGCCACCCAGTCGCTGGTCGCGCTCCGGCCGGAGGTCGGCAGCGCCAGGACGATCGGGACGATTTACATGCAGTTGCTGTTCGGCCAGCTCGATCCGACCAGGCCGACCGAGCGGATCCTGAACGGGCCGACCAGCGAGGCCTGGATCGACCCCTGGGTCGAGTACCTCGAGGAACTCGGCGTCGAGCTCCACCCGGGGACGTCAGCCCGCGGACTCACCTTCGACGGACGGCGAATCGCGAGCCTTGAGCTGACCGACGGGAGTCGGGTTCGAAGCGACGAGTACGTCCTCGCGGTCCCCGTCGAGGTCGCTCCCGAGTTCGTCACGCCGGGAATGGCTCGCGTGGCACCCGAGCTCGGGCGGATCGAGCGCCTCGAGACGGCCTGGATGAACGGCATCCAGTTCTACCTCCGCGAGGACGTCGAGCTGACTCGCGGCCATCAGGTGTACGCCGACGCTCCCTGGGCGCTGACGTCGATCTCCCAGCGGCAGTTCTGGACGGGGTACGACCTCGACGAGCGCGGGCCCGACGAGGTCGCGGGCGTCCTCTCGGTGATCGCGTCGGACTGGGAGACCCCGGGAATCGTCTACAACAAGCCTGCGAGGCGGTGTTCCCGCGAGGAGATCGTCACGGAGATCTGGGAACAGCTCAAACGACACCTCGACGGCCCCGAGGCGCGGCTCGGCGACGACCTGCTGGTCGACTGGTTCCTCGATCCCGCGCTCGTCGAAGTCGGCGGTGGGTCGGAGACTCGCAGTGAGGGCGTCGAGAACCGCTCGCCGCTGTTGATCAACACGGTCGGCGCACTGCGGAACCGTCCCCCGGCCGACGTCGGGGTCGAGAATCTGACGCTCGCGAGCGACTACGTCCGGACCAACAGCGACCTGGCCTCGATGGAGTCGGCCAACGAGGCCGGTCGCCGGGCGGCCAACGCCGTCTGTCGGCGTCACGGCGTCGGTGACACGGCGCGGATCTGGAAGCTCGAGGAACCCGCCGCGCTCGAGCCGTTCAAGCGCCAGGATCGGATCCGATACCGGCTCGGACTGCCACATCCAGCTGCAGTCACCCAGTCACTGCGGACCGTCGTCGATCGGGTCGGGATCCGGCGCTGATCGGCGGGTTTCGGGCGTCCGTTCCCGGTTTCGGGAACCGCCCCCGCAGTACTTTGTCGCCTCTCGACGTTCGTCCTCGTATGGCGACCGACGACACGCTCATCAGAACGGTACTGCTGCTCGTCGCCGTCCTCTTGCTCCTGCCGATCCTGCTGATGGGGCTGGCCTGGCCGCTGATGGGGATGTGGGGTGGAGAACACATGTGGGGCTGGAGCGGATCGACCGGTGTCGGGGGCGCGATGATCGTCATGTGGCTCGTTCCGCTGGCGGTGCTCCTCGGACTGGGGTATCTGCTGTATAGAGGGCTGGTCGCGTCCTCGAGCGGACACTCCGACCGGGCACTCGAGGAGCTGCGGGTGGCTTACGCTCGCGGCGAACTCTCGGACGAGGAGTTCGAGCAGCGCCGGGAACGGCTTCGACGCGACGAACGGTGAGGTTCGTCCTCCCGGGTCTACAGAGATACAGCGAGAGTGCCTCGGGGCTTGACCCCGAGGGAGAATCGCGTAAGCTATATGACGCATCCCACCGTATTGACGAGAACAGTTGCGACGTGGATTAAAGACCGTAATCCGAAGCAACTGCGCGCAGTTGCGAGGAATGCGACACCTCTCAAAACCCGCGTCCTTGACGTGGTGAGACGGGTGTTGTCGGGTCGTGGTGGA
This genomic window from Natronococcus occultus SP4 contains:
- a CDS encoding glycerol dehydrogenase, encoding MTRSFKSPAAYVQGRDALDQLGDRLASTAASALVLADADVLEIVGDRAEASLEDAGVEPTLEEFGGESSETEIDRLTEVAREAGTDAIVGAGGGKALDTAKAVRENVGGAMVSVPTIASTDAPTSALSVIYSEDGEFERYWFYTDHPDLVLVDTTVIAGAPVRFFRSGIADAMATWFEADAVRRADGENFFGEGPTRAAHSLSRLCYDILREHGRSAVQAVERGIVTESVEAVTEANTLLSGLGFENGGIAGAHSVHNGLTQLEATHGATHGEKVNVGIVTQLVLEGRDDAFLDDVIEFSTALELPVTLAEVGVDDPATDDLERVARAAVAEEETIHNAFDVDTAEVRDAIVAADVLGSQHRS
- a CDS encoding RNA-guided endonuclease InsQ/TnpB family protein; the encoded protein is MEYSPRFRLLPTTKQRELLGWQRNTVRQVYNHALYRLDQLPKDPDQTVRQRVWKVRDELPDWKIKWDEWADVYSTVLQAAVERIYHSITGLAQKRDNGHKIGNLNWKKPREFQSFTYRQRGFELDKKSGPDGRGLVTLKKVRGETLEIPIRLHRNIDPNDIKHVTVKQEATGAWYASFSVERDEPEKPDPEDIDPEDTVGLDLGVLNFIHDSDGRSINRLDLSDDRDRLEREQRSLSRKEYESNNWYKQRQRVAEVHMDMRNKKRDYKHKLAHAYTTEYDAVFVEDLDVKSMLEGDGNARNKHEVGWREFIRILKHHGRKHGCHVVEVKPEGTTKECASCGVETAKPVWVREHSCPACGFELDRDFNASLNVLSRGLAELGVGHSEGTSSESPCDSAVRTRAPLSSTPVETATAVDTVSVSASRVVESGSPALKESPKAASRAG
- a CDS encoding hydroxysqualene dehydroxylase; this translates as MTDVAVIGGGIGGLTAAQELAERGFDVTVYEANDRFGGKARSMPIDDPNGLHGEHGFRFFPAFYRHVIDTMERLPDGTGSVADNLVETEATLIASTHRPDQVAETRSPDSLRGWLEALRPAFAEDLPPEDVRFLLERLAYLLTACEQRREELDDVSWWEFIDAENRSRAFQDRLAFATQSLVALRPEVGSARTIGTIYMQLLFGQLDPTRPTERILNGPTSEAWIDPWVEYLEELGVELHPGTSARGLTFDGRRIASLELTDGSRVRSDEYVLAVPVEVAPEFVTPGMARVAPELGRIERLETAWMNGIQFYLREDVELTRGHQVYADAPWALTSISQRQFWTGYDLDERGPDEVAGVLSVIASDWETPGIVYNKPARRCSREEIVTEIWEQLKRHLDGPEARLGDDLLVDWFLDPALVEVGGGSETRSEGVENRSPLLINTVGALRNRPPADVGVENLTLASDYVRTNSDLASMESANEAGRRAANAVCRRHGVGDTARIWKLEEPAALEPFKRQDRIRYRLGLPHPAAVTQSLRTVVDRVGIRR
- a CDS encoding SHOCT domain-containing protein; its protein translation is MATDDTLIRTVLLLVAVLLLLPILLMGLAWPLMGMWGGEHMWGWSGSTGVGGAMIVMWLVPLAVLLGLGYLLYRGLVASSSGHSDRALEELRVAYARGELSDEEFEQRRERLRRDER